The proteins below come from a single Mycolicibacterium sp. TY81 genomic window:
- a CDS encoding VOC family protein, with product MADVKKFQVTFDCAVPERVARFWCDVLGYVVPPPPPGFASWDDFDRALPPEHRGSKFACVDPEGVGPRLFFQRVPEGKTVKNRVHLDVHVATGLSGDERLAALEAECERLVALGAVRVRLLPADDINESCIVMQDVEGNEFCLD from the coding sequence ATGGCTGACGTCAAGAAGTTTCAGGTCACCTTCGACTGCGCGGTACCCGAGCGCGTGGCGCGGTTCTGGTGCGACGTGCTGGGATACGTCGTACCACCGCCACCGCCAGGATTCGCATCGTGGGACGACTTCGACCGTGCACTGCCACCCGAACATCGAGGTTCGAAGTTCGCGTGCGTCGATCCCGAAGGCGTCGGCCCGCGCCTGTTCTTCCAGCGCGTTCCCGAAGGGAAGACGGTGAAGAACCGCGTGCATCTGGATGTGCACGTGGCCACCGGTCTGTCCGGGGACGAACGACTGGCGGCGCTCGAGGCGGAGTGCGAACGGCTGGTCGCGCTCGGTGCGGTCCGCGTGCGATTGCTTCCCGCCGACGACATCAACGAGTCGTGCATCGTCATGCAGGACGTGGAGGGCAACGAGTTCTGCCTCGACTGA
- a CDS encoding plasmid pRiA4b ORF-3 family protein, translated as MSGGGVDLSMLQQLMADAGRDLFAGVFDEPTPEVGAVPERVRGFRVRVDLMYAKPPIWRRLVLPGDLVLDELHDVLQVAMGWQDGHLHKFGVGADRRTRAYFVTRFDLSEGDDGLVEDGVRLDQVVSGKGDRLFYDYDFGDGWEHVLVVEDVLDDPPSAPVCLAGKMACPPEDCGGLGGYEELAAWVRGGYDPRATPMGAGCAGDARLAAPRLAPLIVSR; from the coding sequence GTGTCCGGGGGTGGTGTGGACCTGTCGATGCTGCAACAGCTGATGGCCGATGCTGGCCGGGATTTGTTCGCGGGAGTGTTCGATGAACCGACACCCGAGGTGGGAGCTGTGCCGGAGCGTGTGCGGGGTTTCCGGGTGCGGGTCGACCTGATGTACGCCAAGCCGCCGATCTGGCGTCGTCTGGTCCTGCCGGGTGACCTCGTGCTCGATGAGCTGCATGACGTGCTGCAGGTTGCGATGGGCTGGCAGGACGGTCATCTGCATAAGTTCGGTGTCGGGGCGGACCGGCGTACCCGTGCCTACTTCGTCACCAGATTTGATCTCAGCGAAGGCGACGACGGTCTCGTCGAGGACGGTGTGCGCCTGGATCAGGTGGTCTCCGGTAAGGGCGACCGGTTGTTCTATGACTACGACTTCGGCGACGGATGGGAGCACGTGCTGGTGGTCGAAGACGTTCTCGATGATCCACCTTCGGCTCCGGTGTGCCTGGCGGGCAAGATGGCCTGCCCGCCGGAGGATTGTGGTGGCTTGGGCGGCTATGAGGAATTGGCTGCGTGGGTTCGTGGCGGGTACGACCCGCGGGCAACACCGATGGGGGCTGGGTGCGCAGGAGATGCGCGACTGGCTGCCCCGAGGCTGGCACCCCTGATCGTTTCTCGGTGA
- a CDS encoding GtrA family protein has product MTVDSASGPQRAVDRFHRGCELAVGRLPFGLKSIVAPTFLGFALINGCTFAIDLLLLTGLRDGLGLPLAAAVTAAYASAFGLSYVLNRIFNFSSHSAVGPQLAVYVVVVAVNYLAFILGVSTGLSALGVEYHVARMAAGVCEAVYMYAAMRWVVFRH; this is encoded by the coding sequence GTGACCGTCGACTCGGCGAGTGGCCCGCAGCGCGCCGTCGACCGATTTCACCGGGGCTGTGAGTTGGCCGTCGGCCGGCTGCCCTTCGGCCTCAAATCGATTGTCGCTCCGACGTTCCTGGGTTTCGCACTGATCAACGGCTGCACGTTCGCGATCGACCTGTTGTTGCTCACCGGATTGCGCGACGGGTTGGGATTGCCACTGGCAGCGGCAGTCACGGCGGCCTATGCGAGCGCGTTCGGGCTCAGTTATGTGCTGAATCGAATCTTCAACTTCAGCTCGCACAGCGCGGTGGGTCCGCAGCTCGCCGTCTACGTCGTCGTGGTCGCCGTCAACTACCTCGCGTTCATCCTCGGTGTGTCGACCGGGTTGTCGGCCCTGGGCGTCGAGTACCACGTCGCCCGGATGGCCGCGGGCGTTTGCGAGGCGGTCTACATGTACGCCGCGATGCGCTGGGTGGTGTTCCGGCACTGA
- a CDS encoding PE-PPE domain-containing protein, producing the protein MARLNRCGAIGFVVALCVAIGVEPSAAASDESPDVTFYLQGTCLCAVSPTAREALGLADGYLDSSGTIHGIGYPAGLLFGADAVIGSTKVNATLATVPDGAAVTLAGLSQGAIVLNYVKLSRSLQDSFTRHRADNLQFVTFGDPQNTTGGITTKNPALQLFAPNVPRASAYPTTEIVREYDGFSDWPDKPTRLAVLNAVMGIGFVHTDYGSAANPATPGTLKTVRTNAAGGTTTHYVVPTKRLPLTQPLRDAGLNTSLIDALLRPQIDRAYVHRPQVAPGDPAPRPSIAALAARALNPAAAKPAAASAKESGGAKEDEEKAPKSKRGFGFRKSRRGGESRR; encoded by the coding sequence GTGGCCCGCCTGAACCGCTGCGGTGCAATAGGTTTCGTTGTCGCACTCTGCGTGGCGATCGGCGTGGAGCCGTCGGCGGCGGCATCGGACGAAAGCCCCGACGTCACCTTCTATCTGCAGGGCACCTGCTTGTGCGCGGTGTCGCCGACCGCCCGAGAGGCCCTGGGACTGGCCGACGGGTACCTGGATTCCAGCGGCACCATCCATGGCATCGGGTATCCCGCAGGCCTGTTGTTCGGCGCGGACGCAGTCATCGGGAGCACCAAGGTGAACGCGACCCTCGCCACCGTTCCGGACGGCGCCGCCGTCACCCTCGCCGGCCTGAGCCAGGGCGCCATCGTCCTGAACTATGTGAAACTCTCGCGGTCGCTGCAGGATTCGTTCACTCGTCACCGTGCGGACAATCTGCAATTCGTGACCTTCGGTGACCCGCAGAACACCACCGGCGGCATCACGACCAAGAATCCGGCACTGCAACTGTTCGCGCCGAACGTGCCGAGGGCGAGCGCATACCCCACCACCGAGATCGTTCGCGAGTACGACGGTTTCTCGGACTGGCCGGACAAGCCAACGCGTTTGGCCGTCCTCAACGCCGTCATGGGAATCGGATTCGTGCACACCGACTACGGGTCGGCCGCCAACCCGGCGACACCGGGAACGCTCAAGACCGTCCGCACCAACGCCGCCGGCGGCACCACCACGCATTACGTGGTGCCCACCAAGCGATTGCCACTCACTCAACCGTTGCGCGATGCCGGACTGAACACGTCTCTCATCGACGCTCTGCTCCGGCCGCAGATCGACCGCGCCTACGTCCACCGGCCGCAGGTTGCACCTGGAGATCCGGCTCCCCGGCCGTCGATCGCCGCCCTGGCGGCAAGGGCCCTGAATCCGGCGGCCGCCAAACCAGCTGCTGCCAGCGCCAAGGAGTCTGGCGGCGCGAAGGAAGACGAAGAGAAGGCACCGAAGTCCAAGCGGGGGTTCGGTTTTCGGAAATCTCGCCGTGGCGGGGAATCGAGGAGGTAG
- a CDS encoding Lrp/AsnC family transcriptional regulator: MTIKLDALDSALLSELAADPRTPILELASRLKVARNTVQARMKRLEESGLVRGYPPNINLSQLGFAVHALVFIETDQTKMNAIIEALQDVPHVLEVHATTGRADLLARIAAQTQEELLSVIQRVHRIDGVKHSETMLAMATPVEYRSLPLVQHVTQRRTK; encoded by the coding sequence ATGACCATCAAGCTCGACGCACTCGATTCCGCGCTGCTGTCGGAGCTGGCCGCCGACCCGCGGACGCCGATCCTCGAGCTGGCGTCGCGGTTGAAGGTCGCTCGAAATACCGTGCAGGCGCGCATGAAGCGGCTCGAAGAATCCGGCCTGGTGCGTGGCTACCCGCCCAACATCAACCTGTCGCAGCTCGGGTTCGCGGTGCATGCGCTGGTCTTCATCGAGACCGACCAGACCAAGATGAACGCCATCATCGAAGCTCTGCAGGACGTCCCGCATGTACTGGAGGTCCACGCCACGACGGGACGGGCGGATCTGCTCGCCCGCATCGCCGCGCAGACGCAGGAAGAACTGCTCAGCGTGATCCAGCGCGTGCACCGCATCGACGGCGTCAAACACTCCGAAACCATGCTCGCGATGGCGACTCCGGTCGAATACCGATCGCTTCCTCTCGTGCAGCACGTGACGCAACGTCGAACAAAATGA
- a CDS encoding ISL3 family transposase, whose amino-acid sequence MPDATGRAGFACADLTTFCRLDELGLQVTGQRLEPGRAVLACRVTDEDRWCRRCGEEGIPRDSLTRTLAHEPFGWRPTTLLVTIRRYRCAGCAHVWRQDTTRMAEPRAKLSRRALRWALEAIVCQHLSVARIAEALAVSWNTANNAVLAEGRRVLIADPARFDGVAVIGVDEHVWRHTRRGDRYVTVIIDLTPVRDGTGPARLLDMVEGRSKKAFQDWLAERPQDWRDGVDVVAMDGFSGFKTATAEELPEAATVMDPFHVVRLAGNALDECRRRVQLATCGHRGRKSDPLYTCRRTLHTGADLLTDRQRTRLAALFAADAHAEVEATWQMYQRTVAAYREPDRTKGRTMMAALITTLSTGVPKPLTELITLGRTLKKRAADVLAYFDRPGTSNGPTEAINGRLEHLRGSALGFRNLTNYIARSLLETGGFRTQLLAPRQ is encoded by the coding sequence GTGCCTGACGCTACCGGTCGGGCGGGCTTCGCCTGCGCTGACCTGACGACTTTCTGCCGCCTCGACGAACTTGGGCTGCAGGTGACCGGACAACGCCTTGAGCCCGGCCGTGCTGTGCTGGCGTGCCGGGTGACCGACGAGGACCGGTGGTGTCGTCGCTGCGGCGAAGAAGGCATCCCACGCGACAGCCTCACCCGTACTCTGGCCCATGAGCCGTTCGGGTGGCGCCCCACCACACTGCTGGTGACCATCCGTCGCTACCGGTGCGCCGGCTGCGCCCACGTGTGGCGACAAGACACCACCAGGATGGCCGAACCACGTGCCAAGCTGTCGCGGCGTGCTCTGCGGTGGGCGCTGGAAGCCATTGTCTGCCAGCATCTATCCGTGGCTCGCATCGCCGAAGCGCTCGCGGTGTCGTGGAACACCGCCAACAACGCGGTGCTGGCAGAAGGCCGACGGGTGCTGATCGCCGATCCGGCCCGTTTCGACGGCGTGGCGGTGATCGGCGTCGATGAGCACGTCTGGCGGCACACCCGTCGCGGTGACAGGTACGTCACCGTCATCATCGATCTCACCCCTGTGCGTGACGGGACCGGTCCGGCTCGGCTGCTCGACATGGTCGAGGGTCGCTCAAAAAAGGCGTTTCAGGACTGGTTGGCCGAGCGGCCGCAGGACTGGCGTGACGGCGTGGACGTTGTTGCTATGGATGGCTTCTCCGGGTTCAAGACCGCTACCGCCGAGGAACTGCCCGAGGCGGCGACGGTGATGGACCCTTTCCACGTGGTGCGCCTGGCTGGCAACGCCCTCGATGAGTGCCGCCGCCGGGTGCAGCTGGCGACATGTGGGCACCGCGGCCGCAAGTCCGACCCGCTCTACACCTGCCGACGCACCCTGCACACCGGTGCCGATCTGCTCACCGACCGCCAGCGCACCCGGCTGGCCGCCTTGTTCGCCGCCGACGCCCACGCAGAAGTCGAGGCCACCTGGCAGATGTATCAGCGCACCGTGGCCGCGTATCGTGAACCCGACCGCACGAAAGGCCGCACGATGATGGCGGCGCTGATCACCACGCTGAGCACCGGCGTTCCCAAGCCGCTGACCGAACTGATCACCCTGGGACGGACCCTGAAGAAGCGTGCCGCCGACGTGCTGGCCTACTTCGACCGCCCCGGCACCTCCAACGGGCCCACCGAAGCGATCAACGGCCGCCTCGAACACCTGCGCGGATCCGCGCTGGGCTTCCGCAACCTCACCAACTACATCGCCCGGTCACTGCTCGAGACCGGAGGCTTCCGAACTCAGCTCCTTGCACCTCGGCAGTGA
- a CDS encoding lipoprotein LpqH, producing MRRQVAIGAVSMAVVVGIAGCSGEKPPSETTSSSSSTTTTKSTSSPASSTTASPTQPPTGNPPPGQAEVTVDGVRQNITGNVVCTNAVGNFNIAIGQKASGVAVVLTPDAATVHSVILGNVNGVILGYQQGVSGGEATASKDGDTYVISGSATGVTAALPPVMVTKPFEIRVTCG from the coding sequence ATGAGGCGACAGGTTGCGATCGGTGCGGTCAGCATGGCGGTTGTCGTGGGGATCGCCGGCTGCAGTGGCGAGAAACCGCCGTCGGAGACGACGAGCTCGAGCAGCAGCACCACCACCACCAAGTCCACGTCATCGCCGGCATCGTCAACGACGGCCTCGCCCACCCAACCGCCGACCGGCAATCCGCCGCCCGGCCAGGCCGAGGTGACCGTCGACGGGGTGCGTCAGAACATCACGGGCAATGTGGTCTGTACCAACGCCGTCGGAAACTTCAACATCGCCATCGGTCAGAAGGCCTCGGGAGTGGCGGTGGTGCTGACACCGGACGCCGCCACGGTGCACTCGGTGATCCTGGGCAACGTCAACGGCGTCATTCTCGGCTATCAGCAGGGCGTGTCGGGCGGCGAGGCCACGGCGTCCAAGGACGGCGACACCTACGTCATCAGCGGTAGCGCTACCGGGGTGACGGCAGCGCTACCGCCCGTGATGGTGACCAAGCCCTTCGAGATTCGCGTTACCTGCGGCTGA
- a CDS encoding wax ester/triacylglycerol synthase family O-acyltransferase, whose amino-acid sequence MFTRVTSKRLSPLDSMFLAAESPETMMHVAGLMQFRPTSGDAGDILDQLRDEIYGSNEIEPPWNMKLQTPWFLLNPLQRWVEDPKFDVMYHVRRSALPRPGDQRELGILISRLHARQLDLTRPPWELHIIEGLDDGNVALYVKMHHSLVDGYTAMKTLIRSMSTDPSDTDTPLFFRNPVPKRERKTDEKDSSLIPDIGGLLRSVTSELSTVIDLPAAFAKLAVTAVSRSNPLVGPGQAPHTIFNGRIGRSRRFATQQYDIARLRAVADAAGATLNDVALAICGGGLRDYLLGLDALPEKSLIAMLPVNIRPKDDPGGGNAVGAILATLGTDLADARERIETISASTKAAKDQLSGMTSTAILAYTAALMAPFLVQTGAATVGAPKVAPASYNVILSNVPGPDYPLYFRGNELVSTYPVSIPVHGVGLNITCQSYSGTLNFGFTGCRDSMPHMQKLAIKTGEALLALEQAYGLL is encoded by the coding sequence ATGTTCACCCGGGTGACCAGCAAACGACTGTCGCCGCTCGATTCGATGTTCCTGGCGGCCGAATCTCCCGAGACGATGATGCATGTGGCGGGACTCATGCAGTTCCGCCCGACATCGGGCGACGCCGGGGACATCCTGGATCAGCTGCGCGACGAGATCTACGGGTCGAACGAGATCGAGCCGCCGTGGAACATGAAGCTGCAGACGCCGTGGTTCCTGCTGAATCCACTGCAGCGGTGGGTCGAGGACCCGAAGTTCGACGTCATGTATCACGTCCGGCGGTCCGCATTGCCCCGTCCCGGCGACCAGCGTGAGTTGGGAATCCTGATCTCCCGCTTGCATGCTCGCCAGCTGGACCTGACACGGCCGCCCTGGGAACTGCACATCATCGAGGGCCTCGACGACGGAAACGTCGCGCTGTACGTCAAGATGCACCATTCCCTCGTCGACGGCTACACGGCGATGAAGACGCTCATCCGGTCGATGTCGACCGACCCGTCCGACACCGACACCCCGCTGTTCTTCCGGAACCCGGTGCCGAAGCGGGAGCGCAAGACGGACGAGAAGGACAGCAGCCTCATCCCCGACATCGGCGGGCTGCTGCGGTCCGTCACCTCGGAGTTGTCGACCGTCATCGATCTGCCTGCCGCGTTCGCCAAGCTGGCCGTGACCGCGGTCAGCAGAAGCAATCCGCTCGTCGGGCCGGGCCAGGCGCCGCACACAATCTTCAACGGTCGCATCGGCCGGAGCCGGCGGTTCGCCACACAGCAGTACGACATCGCGCGGCTGCGGGCCGTTGCGGATGCGGCCGGCGCGACTCTCAATGACGTCGCGCTCGCGATCTGTGGCGGTGGCCTGCGTGACTATCTCCTCGGACTCGACGCGCTGCCCGAAAAGTCGCTGATCGCCATGCTGCCGGTCAACATTCGCCCGAAAGACGATCCCGGCGGCGGCAACGCCGTGGGCGCCATTCTCGCGACCCTGGGTACCGACCTCGCCGACGCCCGCGAGCGGATCGAGACCATCAGCGCCTCGACCAAGGCGGCCAAAGATCAGTTGTCGGGCATGACCAGCACGGCGATCCTGGCCTATACCGCGGCACTGATGGCGCCGTTCCTCGTGCAGACCGGGGCGGCGACGGTGGGTGCCCCCAAGGTGGCACCGGCGTCCTACAACGTCATCTTGTCGAATGTCCCTGGACCTGACTATCCGCTGTACTTCCGGGGCAACGAGCTGGTGTCCACCTATCCGGTGTCGATTCCCGTCCACGGTGTCGGCCTGAACATCACATGTCAAAGCTACTCGGGCACTTTGAATTTCGGCTTCACCGGGTGCCGCGACTCGATGCCGCACATGCAGAAGCTGGCCATCAAGACCGGCGAGGCGTTGCTGGCGCTCGAGCAGGCCTACGGCCTGCTGTGA
- a CDS encoding cadmium resistance transporter, protein MSATTITSAVATFAVTNIDDLVVLAVFFGQARGHRGAAARVAAGQYLGFAAILVVSICAALVGAALLPVTVLPYLGLLPIALGLRAAWAAWQSRGAQPPEAEGGPSSSAPGVWQVAGVTFANGGDNVGVYVPMFAVATPGTVTVYVAVFLVGVGVWCLAGRYLASHPVVANTFSRWGHLILPVVLIAVGTTILVEGAVFAR, encoded by the coding sequence ATGAGCGCCACCACCATCACGTCGGCGGTAGCGACCTTCGCCGTCACCAACATCGACGATCTCGTGGTGCTCGCGGTGTTCTTCGGCCAGGCCCGGGGCCACCGCGGCGCCGCCGCGCGGGTGGCCGCCGGACAGTACCTGGGTTTCGCCGCCATCTTGGTGGTGTCGATATGTGCCGCGCTTGTCGGCGCGGCATTGCTACCGGTCACCGTCCTGCCGTACCTCGGGCTGCTGCCGATCGCATTGGGGCTCAGGGCCGCCTGGGCGGCCTGGCAGAGCCGCGGTGCGCAGCCGCCGGAAGCCGAGGGCGGGCCGTCGTCGTCCGCGCCGGGTGTCTGGCAGGTCGCCGGCGTGACCTTCGCGAACGGCGGCGACAACGTCGGCGTGTACGTGCCGATGTTCGCGGTCGCCACCCCGGGCACGGTCACCGTGTATGTCGCGGTGTTTCTCGTCGGGGTCGGGGTGTGGTGTCTCGCCGGCCGGTATCTCGCGTCCCACCCGGTCGTCGCCAACACGTTCTCGCGGTGGGGACACCTCATCCTGCCGGTGGTCCTGATTGCGGTTGGGACCACGATCCTCGTCGAAGGCGCCGTCTTCGCGCGGTGA
- a CDS encoding Rieske (2Fe-2S) protein yields MADAGHPSRRGVLLGAGAVGAGVVLAACGGKESGSPAGQSTSSETKAASPSVKTAEVPVGGGVVLAAAKVVVTQPKAGEFKAFTAVCTHKQCTVSKVSDGTIDCPCHGSKFSAVDGSVVTGPAEEPLAPKAVSVVGDTVTVA; encoded by the coding sequence ATGGCCGACGCCGGACACCCGAGCCGCCGTGGGGTACTCCTCGGCGCGGGTGCCGTCGGTGCCGGGGTGGTGCTTGCCGCCTGTGGCGGGAAAGAGTCTGGGTCGCCGGCCGGCCAGTCCACGAGCAGTGAGACCAAGGCCGCATCACCCTCGGTGAAGACTGCCGAGGTGCCGGTGGGCGGGGGAGTGGTCCTCGCCGCGGCGAAGGTCGTCGTAACGCAGCCGAAGGCCGGTGAGTTCAAGGCGTTCACCGCGGTGTGCACCCACAAACAGTGCACGGTGTCGAAGGTTTCCGACGGCACCATCGACTGCCCTTGCCACGGAAGCAAATTCAGTGCGGTCGACGGCTCTGTCGTCACCGGTCCGGCGGAGGAGCCGCTGGCGCCGAAGGCGGTGTCGGTCGTCGGGGACACCGTGACCGTCGCCTGA
- a CDS encoding OsmC family protein codes for MAKTHHYELDVTWTGNTGTGTSGYREYDRAHDVSADGKPTIAGSADPAFRGDPQRWNPEELLVASLSQCHMLWVLALCSQEGIVVTGYADHPSGTMAQTPDGGGYFTEVVLRPVVEIVDDRHREALTSVHERAHHLCFIANSVNFDVRCEPQVSVAESA; via the coding sequence ATGGCGAAGACGCACCACTACGAGCTCGACGTGACATGGACCGGCAATACCGGCACCGGAACCTCGGGCTACCGCGAGTACGACCGCGCGCACGACGTCAGCGCCGACGGCAAGCCCACGATCGCCGGCTCCGCTGATCCTGCCTTCCGCGGCGACCCGCAGCGCTGGAACCCCGAGGAGCTCCTGGTGGCGTCCCTGTCGCAGTGCCACATGCTGTGGGTCCTGGCGCTGTGTTCCCAGGAGGGCATCGTCGTCACCGGATACGCCGACCATCCGTCGGGCACCATGGCGCAGACCCCTGACGGTGGTGGATATTTCACCGAGGTGGTGTTGCGTCCGGTCGTGGAGATCGTCGACGACCGGCACCGCGAGGCGCTCACGAGCGTCCACGAGCGGGCCCACCACCTGTGTTTCATCGCCAATTCCGTCAACTTCGACGTGCGGTGCGAACCGCAGGTGAGCGTCGCCGAATCGGCGTGA
- a CDS encoding Glu/Leu/Phe/Val dehydrogenase dimerization domain-containing protein — translation MTVVSNSPVSTPAGVFGRSHKLSSRSHEQVVFCEDAESGLKAIIAIHSTALGPALGGCRMYPYADEFEALEDVLRLSWGMTYKAAAAGVNLGGGKSVIIGDPTSDKSEALFAAFARYVNTLGGRYVTAGDVGTNTDDLDIMGKYTSHVTGRSAGAGGSGDSARLTALGVFNAMRAGAESVWGAATLAGRTVGVEGVGKVGRELIALLLADGADVYATDVNAAALLRLSNDHPSVRLLNSVADAPVDVYAPCALGSTLTPMSADTIEAKLICGAANNQLATPDVELLLGRRGITWVPDYVANAGGLIQVAGELHGADRTAVEGDVTRIYDRCRDIIATARETGISIGAAANLFAEQRLDGAI, via the coding sequence GTGACAGTAGTGTCCAACTCGCCGGTATCCACCCCCGCCGGAGTCTTCGGTCGTTCGCACAAGCTGAGCTCCCGTAGCCACGAGCAGGTCGTGTTCTGCGAGGACGCCGAATCCGGTCTCAAGGCCATCATCGCGATCCACTCGACGGCGCTGGGCCCGGCCCTCGGCGGCTGCCGCATGTACCCGTACGCCGACGAATTCGAGGCACTCGAGGACGTGCTGCGGCTGTCGTGGGGCATGACGTACAAGGCCGCGGCGGCCGGGGTGAACCTGGGCGGCGGCAAGTCCGTGATCATCGGCGATCCCACCAGCGACAAGAGCGAAGCACTGTTCGCGGCGTTCGCGCGCTACGTCAACACCCTGGGCGGACGCTACGTCACCGCCGGTGACGTCGGCACCAACACCGACGATCTCGACATCATGGGCAAGTACACGTCGCACGTCACCGGCCGCAGCGCCGGGGCCGGCGGCTCGGGTGACAGCGCGCGCCTCACCGCGCTGGGCGTGTTCAACGCCATGCGCGCCGGCGCCGAATCTGTCTGGGGCGCAGCGACGTTGGCCGGCCGGACCGTCGGCGTCGAGGGCGTCGGCAAGGTCGGCCGGGAACTCATCGCACTGCTGCTCGCGGATGGCGCGGACGTGTACGCCACCGACGTGAACGCCGCTGCGCTGCTGCGCCTGTCGAATGACCACCCGTCGGTGCGCCTTCTCAATTCGGTCGCCGACGCCCCGGTCGATGTCTATGCTCCGTGTGCCCTCGGGTCTACTCTGACGCCTATGAGCGCTGACACCATCGAGGCGAAGCTGATTTGCGGTGCCGCAAACAACCAGCTCGCGACGCCGGACGTCGAGCTGTTGCTCGGCCGCCGCGGGATCACCTGGGTACCTGACTACGTCGCCAACGCCGGCGGCCTCATTCAGGTGGCCGGTGAACTGCACGGCGCGGACCGCACCGCCGTCGAGGGCGACGTGACCCGGATCTACGACCGCTGCCGCGACATCATCGCCACCGCGCGCGAGACGGGCATCAGCATCGGCGCCGCCGCGAACCTGTTCGCCGAACAGCGGCTCGACGGAGCCATCTGA
- a CDS encoding amino acid permease, protein MGAGGGLFRTKSVEQSIRDTDEPDSKLRKDLTARDLTVFGVAVVIGAGIFTLTAQTAGNMAGPAVSVAFVIAAITCGLTALCYAEFASTVPVAGSAYTYAYATFGELVAWIIGWDLILEFALAVSVVAKGWSQYLGHVLGGTVSPVVHLGSVKFDWGALVIIAIVGVLLATGTKLSSRVSAVAVAIKLSVIVLILVVGATYFKASNLTPFIPAAQPSAKADGVHQSMLAWLTGTGGTSFGWLGLLTAASIAFFAFIGFDVVATAAEETRNPQRDVPRGIFGALAIVTVCYVAVSFVLTGMVPYTELQGENATLATAFALHGDTWAKNIISIGALAGLSTVVMVMFLGQTRVLFAMSRDGLLPKRLSHTGKHGTPVRLTVIVGVVCAVLAAFVDFGTLAGMVNIGTLVAFILVAIGVPILRRTRPDLKRGFRVPLVPLVPILAALSCLWLMINLEVETWLRFVVWMAVGVALYFVYGRSHSKLAQRKAEAHKHLNVTQIAA, encoded by the coding sequence ATGGGCGCCGGCGGCGGGCTTTTCCGCACCAAGTCGGTCGAGCAGTCGATCCGGGACACCGATGAGCCCGACTCGAAGCTCCGCAAAGATCTGACGGCAAGGGATCTCACTGTTTTCGGCGTGGCCGTCGTCATCGGCGCCGGCATCTTCACCCTTACCGCTCAGACCGCGGGCAACATGGCGGGGCCGGCCGTGTCGGTCGCCTTCGTCATCGCGGCGATCACATGCGGGCTCACCGCGCTGTGCTACGCCGAGTTCGCCTCGACTGTGCCCGTCGCCGGCAGCGCCTACACCTACGCCTACGCCACCTTCGGTGAGCTGGTCGCGTGGATCATCGGTTGGGATCTGATCCTCGAGTTCGCGCTCGCGGTGTCCGTTGTCGCCAAAGGCTGGTCGCAGTATCTCGGCCACGTCCTCGGTGGGACGGTGTCACCGGTGGTGCACCTGGGGTCGGTCAAGTTCGACTGGGGTGCGCTGGTGATCATCGCCATCGTCGGTGTGCTGCTGGCGACCGGAACGAAGCTGTCGTCGCGGGTTTCGGCCGTCGCCGTGGCGATCAAGCTGTCCGTGATCGTGCTGATCCTCGTTGTCGGTGCCACCTACTTCAAGGCCTCGAACCTCACCCCCTTCATCCCGGCGGCGCAGCCCTCGGCGAAGGCGGACGGCGTACACCAGTCCATGCTGGCCTGGCTCACCGGAACCGGCGGCACGAGCTTCGGGTGGCTGGGTCTGCTGACCGCGGCCAGCATCGCGTTCTTCGCGTTCATCGGCTTCGACGTGGTCGCCACCGCGGCGGAAGAGACCCGCAACCCGCAGCGCGACGTCCCGCGCGGCATCTTCGGCGCGCTGGCCATCGTCACCGTCTGCTACGTCGCGGTGTCGTTCGTGCTCACCGGCATGGTGCCGTACACCGAACTGCAGGGAGAAAATGCCACCCTCGCAACGGCATTCGCCCTCCACGGTGACACCTGGGCCAAGAACATCATCTCCATCGGCGCATTGGCGGGCCTGTCGACCGTCGTCATGGTGATGTTCCTCGGCCAGACCCGCGTCCTGTTCGCCATGTCCCGCGACGGCCTGCTCCCCAAGCGGCTTTCGCACACCGGCAAGCACGGCACCCCGGTGCGATTGACGGTCATCGTGGGCGTGGTGTGCGCGGTGCTGGCGGCGTTCGTGGACTTCGGCACCCTCGCGGGCATGGTCAACATCGGCACGCTCGTCGCCTTCATCCTCGTGGCGATCGGAGTGCCGATCCTGCGCCGCACACGGCCCGATCTCAAACGCGGCTTCCGGGTGCCTCTCGTGCCGCTCGTCCCGATCCTGGCTGCGCTGTCGTGCCTATGGCTGATGATCAACCTCGAGGTCGAGACCTGGCTTCGGTTCGTCGTGTGGATGGCCGTCGGCGTCGCGCTGTACTTCGTCTACGGCAGGTCGCACTCGAAGCTCGCGCAGCGGAAGGCCGAGGCGCACAAGCACCTCAACGTCACTCAGATCGCGGCGTGA